The following are encoded together in the Nyctibius grandis isolate bNycGra1 chromosome 5, bNycGra1.pri, whole genome shotgun sequence genome:
- the NFYB gene encoding nuclear transcription factor Y subunit beta isoform X1 produces MDGDSSTTDASQLGIAGDYIGGSHYVIQPHDDTEDSMNDHEDTNGSKESFREQDIYLPIANVARIMKNAIPQTGKIAKDAKECVQECVSEFISFITSEASERCHQEKRKTINGEDILFAMSTLGFDSYVEPLKLYLQKFREAMKGEKGIGGTVTTGDGLSEELTEEAFTNQLPAGLITTDGQQQNVMVYTTSYQQLSGVQQIQFS; encoded by the exons ATGGATGGTGATAGCTCCACAACTGATGCTTCTCAGTTAGGAATTGCTGGAGATTACATTGGTGGCAGTCACTATGTGATACAGCCTCACGATG atACAGAGGACAGCATGAATGATCACGAAGATACAAATGGCTCAAAAGAGAGTTTTAGAGAACAAGATATATATCTTCCAATTGCAAATGTGGCAAGGATAATGAAAAATGCCATACCCCAAACAGGAAAG ATTGCTAAGGACGCAAAGGAGTGTGTGCAAGAGTGTGTAAGTGAATTCATCAGCTTTATAACGTCAGAAGCAAGTGAGAGGTGTCaccaagagaaaagaaagaccaTCAATGGAGAGGATATTCTCTTTGCCATGTCTACCTTGGGGTTTGATAGCTATGTTGAGCCTTTGAAGTTATACCTCCAAAAATTCAGAGAG gcaatgaaaggagaaaagggaattgGAGGAACAGTTACAACTGGAGACGGTCTGAGTGAGGAGCTCACAGAGGAAGCATTTA CTAACCAGTTGCCAGCAGGCTTAATAACTACAGATGGCCAACAGCAGAATGTTATGGTCTACACAACATCATATCAACAG ctGTCTGGTGTTCAACAAATTCAGTTCTCATGA
- the NFYB gene encoding nuclear transcription factor Y subunit beta isoform X2, with the protein MDGDSSTTDASQLGIAGDYIGGSHYVIQPHDDTEDSMNDHEDTNGSKESFREQDIYLPIANVARIMKNAIPQTGKIAKDAKECVQECVSEFISFITSEASERCHQEKRKTINGEDILFAMSTLGFDSYVEPLKLYLQKFREAMKGEKGIGGTVTTGDGLSEELTEEAFIATYLGHIRSTCKTVGEKVK; encoded by the exons ATGGATGGTGATAGCTCCACAACTGATGCTTCTCAGTTAGGAATTGCTGGAGATTACATTGGTGGCAGTCACTATGTGATACAGCCTCACGATG atACAGAGGACAGCATGAATGATCACGAAGATACAAATGGCTCAAAAGAGAGTTTTAGAGAACAAGATATATATCTTCCAATTGCAAATGTGGCAAGGATAATGAAAAATGCCATACCCCAAACAGGAAAG ATTGCTAAGGACGCAAAGGAGTGTGTGCAAGAGTGTGTAAGTGAATTCATCAGCTTTATAACGTCAGAAGCAAGTGAGAGGTGTCaccaagagaaaagaaagaccaTCAATGGAGAGGATATTCTCTTTGCCATGTCTACCTTGGGGTTTGATAGCTATGTTGAGCCTTTGAAGTTATACCTCCAAAAATTCAGAGAG gcaatgaaaggagaaaagggaattgGAGGAACAGTTACAACTGGAGACGGTCTGAGTGAGGAGCTCACAGAGGAAGCATTTA tagCTACATACTTAGGCCACATTCGTTCTACTTGCAAGACTGTtggggaaaaagtaaaataa